Part of the Quercus robur chromosome 5, dhQueRobu3.1, whole genome shotgun sequence genome, ttgaaGACCAAAAGGTGAAGGGCTAAGGTATTTTGGTGTGAGCCGTGTGATATTGGTGGATTTCAACCGTGGGAGTGGTTTGCTCTAGGTAGGAGAAACTAGAAAGTGAGCCTTTTATACAGGGTCTTTAGGGTTTGAGGGGTGGTTTCGGCAATAGGACCATTACCTCTACAGTGGATTAAAACTTCATCGGCCTAGTGCACTTTTAAGGAACCATGACATTTGGACTTAAAtaaatcacaataaaatttgacatgctcattaattaaaaaaattactttgatCTCCAAATAAATCATATGTATAATCTGCTAAAATTAAAGGACCAAATATGACGAATTAATAAGaaccaaataaaaacaagatacgtaatttataaaaatcaattaaactcctttatcaatttataaaaatcaattaaactcctttattaatttatatacatGATAATTAATGGGATGCTCACTAAAAGAGACATCAAATGGAATTACTTAGCACCAATTTTCCATTAgaaatcaaactaaaattttaagaattattgATAAAAAGCATTATAGATAATTTCCTTAATTAAGTAATATCGCACTTAATTCAAACTTAATCTTCACGCTATGCGCAATCAAATTACATGGAAGTTCATGGTTTTAAATATAGTACCAAAATTTATCCAATTACATGGttagattttaattaaaattcaattaaatttaattagcctcataaaaatggataaaaatcaataacaaaaaaCAAGGTTTAActattaaaacaataaaatcctTCAatttaaagccaaaaaaaaaaaaattcaaaatttagaaCTGGAAAAAATATGATATCAACCGTGGGAgtaaaaaacaatcaacaacTTTTCGTTGAGGTTCTAATAAAATCTACGCAACTAATTTCTAGAATGAGGGAAATGATCTACAATGGGAAGTCTAAGCAACAAATTATAGATGAAAAGTGAGCgaatcaaacatatataagtGCATGGGAATGAAACTCCCTAAATACGTGGGGTAAATTCTATAACTGAAAACCCTCAAAGCTATCTCTCtatattctttttctctctcttgttcttgtctaaacttttttctctctaattttccCAACCTCCCTCTCTCTTGCTCCCCTCCTCCTTTTATAGCCATTTTCCCCTCTTCCCTATTTTTCTAGCCGGTTTGCCCCCAACCGGATTTAGGGGATACTTGTCTCATCCATCCTCTACTCTGTCACCTTTTGATCATGAAGGAGGACTTTTGGGAATATTTCTACTGTTTAGGCCAGTCATTTAACATTGAATGTGGCTAACATTAGATGAGGGGCCTCATTAATGCAAAGGTGATTGCTACATTGGTTCCCGTGTCCTCTTTGTTATGTCTCTTGTGGTAAGTTTGAATAAAGGGGACACCTCATTTAGAAGGAAACTAGTTGTGGCACCTTCATTACTTCGGGAAAAGGGTTCTACATGTCACCTCAGTAATTGACCTTGGGGAAGGAAGTCGTTACAAATTTCCACGATGGTAGGCCTAGATGGCTTCTTTCTACTTAGTAGGCTATTTTATTTACCGCCATACTCCTTGGGCCGAGCTTGCAGTCATCCCCCACTTCAACAATTACCAAATCAACTACTACAAGCTTAAGAACCAATAAGAAAAAGAAtctaataaagaagaaaaattaccaATACTGGCTTGCTTGGTGTATTTGTCACACAAGGCAACACAATAATACTTAATGTGATTATGTGGAATGGTCATGTTTATAATGTTTATCATATTGATGAATTTTGACTTTTATATAATGATTTTTATAAGCCTATTTAGACTTCACGTATATTTATCTTTAAATTATGGGTAATGCTagaaatacaaacttttttacaaaattttttataaactacTGATATGATATGTGGTTattatttaatgataaaatgatattaatagtggggttagatgaaaaccaataagaagttggCCACACTAATactttgtaaaaatattgtaaaataatttgtgattgtagcattactcttaaattaTAGGAACCGATATCATGATTCAcattaaatttgttgttttttttttttttttaagaaacttaaaattgttgtttgatcTCTCATGATCTTGGCATATTTTTAAGGATTGAAGAAAGTTTACTATGTGGAGATTTATGAGTATATTCAggtgttttattttaaataagttaCACAAATCATTAAAACATTTATGTGACTAAAATTACACATGAATGATCTCTTCAGTCATCACATAATAAGTTGGAGCAAGATAACTTGAAACATGTGTGAAGCCAAAATTATTCCTTATTGATTAACTAATTTTTGTTGagacaaaactagttttttttttttttttttgaggtagaTTTTCAACCTATGGAACCCATCAAAAAAGCTATAtggaaatcaaaaaataaataaataaacaaataaacaaataatataaaaattactttatgGAGACTCTTAGCATACAATATGCTACTTCTTTTCAAAGGACCAAATTATCATTTACTCATACCCAATACCACCAATTAAATCACATTCCATATTATTACCATATGCCATTGACACAATACCATACTATATCACAAACATAGACACAATCTTTACTGTTATTTCTACTGAGACCACACATACATCCTCAAGATGAACCAcaatacccataaaaaaaaataaaaaataaaaaaagatgaacCACAGTTAGTTAACGTGTGTGGACATTGTCACATGATGCCTTTCAAAAGGGTTTTGGGAAAGAAGATTGTTTTGAAAGTTTGTCttgaaaatcataaattttttaaaaaaatgtgaggagtcataacttatttttaattttttgaaaggaaaaaacaaagtaagaaataaaaacaatttttatttagaaaataacaCAATGATTAAAATGGTCTAGGACAAGTTTGAGGGATAGATTCCATGGTGAGAAGGTGTGAGGCACCCACACACGTTAGGATTATCCACCGGTCTCGACTAAATAAGTAAAGGTTAGTAAATTGATCTAATTATTCAATAAGCACTAAATTGATCAAATTTATTTCATCAAAAAAGTGAGTAGTAAATGTTTTAGTATGGTAGCCTAAAactaaattgagaaaaaatagaaacaaagcaATAATGAAATTAACCAGTGCGAGtagttaaaagaaaataaaattttttactagAAGTATCTCTAAATAGTTATTTGGAGTTAGATTTATAAGTTATTTAGAACCAATATTTGGGCTTTAATCACTGTCACAAAAATAGCATGTGATTCAAATTAGTTCGTGGGcctaaaaaagaaatcaaggaGCAATTATTTCAAACAAAACCTATCGTACATAACTAGCCTAAACAGAACCCAACCCATTATCAAGCCAATGGTGTAGAATAATAGTCTGTAGACTTCTGATACTCTCTCCCCACAACGCCAACGGTACCActtgaaagagagagatgtgttttttttttgtttgacgCAGCAGGGCAACAGTTCACTGCAAATGTAACGGCAACAGTGCACGCCTCACAGTACAATgctcatttttttcattatttttttatcttctgtttttttgggaaataattataagctcttttttttttttttttttgagaatgaggaAATAATTATAAGCTGGctcactataattttttttttttttgggggtcaaGAAGTTAGGTAAAGTAATTTTTTCCCTCAcccttgtgtttgtgtttgtttcttaaaaaaaaaaaacgtttcaatctacttattttatttatcttttagcTTTTGtacttttaaagaaaaaaaaaacttttagtaaaaaggCATATAACTTGTTTCCAAGAGAACAAAAGAGTCAAACGTTCTTTTAAGAGGAcaagaaataaaatgaagatttctgcatattttttgaaattgagaGTTTGATAAAAGTAGAGGTGAAGAAAgattgaatgataaaataaaaatatgaataaaagtaaaattaaaagcaaagttAATACAATAAATAATAGATAGATTTAAGAGTTTATGAGCATAgttcaataaatttattattgggATGAGGCACATGTAAAATGATACGCATCATAATTGAGGAATGAAATAACCAAATAGGGTTTGTACACCATGGTTTTTATTTATGCCACTGCTTGTGATTTCCATTTTGTTATTTGTAAAATGCAATgttagttattttataaaacaagttgtcaaatttcataaccaaatgagatgttttgataaGTTTAGGCATGGGTTTAAGGAGATGGGTTTTGGACATGGATGGGTCAAGAAGTTGGGCATGGGCTTGAGTCCAGGGTGCTACGTGGGTCTATGACTTGTTTGGGCTATTTGAGTTGAAGTTATTGGGTTTGTAGTTTTGTTTGAGCTGTTTAAGTAGATTTGGGTTGGGTATGGATTTGGTATGAAGGATATGCTAATAATAGGATTCTGGGCATGGCGGGTCGAGATTGTAAAATGAATTGTTCAATTCTTGTATTTCTAATTGGTTCTTGTTCAAGAGTCATGAGTACTTTAAAAGTTCAAAACTTAAGCAGCTTGGTcagggaaaaaataaattacgcACCTCAAGAGTCAAGTCTAATATTCTTTTCCACAAGAATGTTAGGCCACACATTAAATCTGGTTTGGCAGCAATGATGGGGTTGAAAATTGCATATTCCAATATCGAATAGCTTGGTCTACCGTCTACCTTTGCAAGTCGGCAgtccaaagagaaaaaaaaaaacgcctaTAATGGAACTAATTGAGAAAGTAATGAAGAAGTCCTCAAATGAAAGAAAACCCCAATTATTACtcaacaaaatctttttttttttttttgggttaaattctaaatattactcagtaaaatatttaaattagtaGATGAAAATTTTGGGCTATTAATTACCTTGTAGAAGTAGTAACTAAGCCCTTTttctcactaaaaaaaaaaaaaactaagccCCGAAATTTAGGCTGTAGATAAAAATCTCTATCGTGTGCACTTTATCTGACTCTCTCTTTCATATTTGTATGAGTTTTAAACTCTAATCTATGAGTCCTACGTACTAAAAAAAATCGAAGAAGCTATCTGTCTCTATTtctctcaccaaaaaaaaaaaaaaatccaaatttgaaattaattacttgaaatattttctccttgcaagttgcaacccTCACGGCAACTCATTGCACAAgtaaagcaattttttttttcttttacaaattttctCTATGTTACTGTAAATGGTATCAGCTTGTGGagtgattttaatttttctcttcttcataCTCAATTCCTACCTATGGAGTGTTAAGTTTTTACTGTTTAATATTGGTCAtgttgcctttttattttaacaaagtAATGAAATTTGAGACAATTTTTCTATACCACAAACTTTGTCACAATTTGCACATATGTTATCTTATGATCCGATTACATTATCATACATGAATTCACCACTGGTACTTGGTGAAAAGTAATCCAATCACCAATTAACACGTGTGCAAGTAATGACAAGATATATGTATCAAGATTTTCAGTTTACTAATATGAAAATCTCCCTTTTATCTCCCTTTGTAGCCTGGTAGAGTTCACTTATTGTACTAGACTAGTAGTGTAGTGTTCTAGTTCtagatttaattaattaattaattgttattattattattattattattattattttaagtaaaagaaGAGTCAAATGAAGGAGCAAATGCTATGTTTGTTTTAGGccttgttctatttttttttttttttatgagaaacttGTTCTATTTTAAAAGTAGGCGAAACTACACTGTTGGTCCCTGAAGTTTACCCTGTGTgcgcaattggtccctcaagtttgaagCGAGCATAATTAGtcctttaagttttaaaactaagTTGTATTGGTCCTTTTACTAACTGCTTTTAACGATGTTACTTACGTGGCTAACGGAacaatgacttggcattttttttaaatgatgtggcatgtttttaattaaaaatttaaaaaaaaaatagttttcccgtgagatgaaattgaaaaatcatattgaCCGGATTAAAAACAAATCTGGATTAAAAATAGATCTTTGAGAAAGCTCCTCTGATCTAGTCATCGATTGGGCTGCTCTTGGAACCAGCGCTGGTTTTCTTAGGCAAGAGCATGTTGTGAATGTTGGGCAAAACGCCACCGTTTGTGATGATCATAGACCCAAGAAGCTTACTCAGTTCCTCGTCGTTTCTCACCACCAACTGGATATGACGTGGCACTATGCGTGGCTTCTTGTTGTCTCTCGCTGCATTCCCAGCCAattccaaaacctaaaaaaaatgaaaaattcacCGCACAaaacttctttttaaaatcGATAACAAAGAAGtaaacttttacttttaaaagaaaCGAAAGTAACATAATTTGTAACTGTCAAAAACTGTAAACTGACCTCGGCAGCAAGATACTCGAGGACGGCGGGTAGACAGGGGCGCCACCGCCAACGCGTTCGGCGTACTTGCCAGTTTTGAGGAAACGAGCGATACCGCCGACGGGGAACTGGAGACCGGCCTTGCTGCTCCGAGATGTGCTCTTCTTGGCGGTGCCTGCGGCAAGAGATTTGCCTCTTCCGGCCATTGAAGAAAGCGAGAGAGACAAAAGGGACTTTTAGGAATCGAAGAAGGTTTGAAAGGGAACTGAATGCGTTTGTGAGTTTCTTTGAATAGTGTGGAATGTGAGAGAAGATGAGTTGGGGTGCTCTTAGATCCTTCTCTTCAATCTCAGATCCTTTCTTCAATCTGATATTCTGGCTAGCCAAAATGATGCCGCTGGAGCAAATCCTTCGCCTACAATGCAGTCGCTATGCTTTGATGATGGTGGATTGATCATTGATAGGAATTTAAAATATCATGtggaaactatttttttaatttttaattaaaaacatgccacatcatttaaaaaaatgttaagtcaTTATTCCGTTAGCCACGTAAGTAACACTGTTAACAGCAGTTAGTAAAAGGACCAATACAActtagttttaaaacttaagggactaattgtgctcgcttcaaacttgagggaccaattacGCACACAAGGTAAACTTCGGGGACCAATAGTGTAGTTTCGCCTTAAAAGTACTAATTCTATTTGATTTCATTagataaatgttattttattttaaaataaagtatGGATAAAATTAGAATGTGAGATAAGGTCCAAAAAAACCtggaattttaatattttactaaCATTCCCTTTAATAtatgtgggggccagttaattAGGAAGTATTGTTAACACATTGTTAACTAGGCCTGTGGCCGGATCCGAGGACGTTAGACCATCCGAAGAGGTCCAGATAAGATTATAAGGAGAACGGAATGAAGAGAGGAGTAGAGACAATATGAGAAAGGTCAAACAAGTGTTCGAGAACAAAAGCTCTCTCGGCAATATGTGCCCGAGGTCGATCTGAGTGCCACATCATCACGGACTTACTTCGGAGttacatcatcactaagggttaatTGTCGGACAAAGGATAAGAAAGGAAAAGGgtaacaaatatcttcaaaaagctgctacctctgcattaaatgactcccaaccaactctctggccacattaatgtagaAGTGACGTCTGAACAATGATCAAatagccttacagctactagttgatggttttGGGAAGTGCTAGATGAGACAGGAACGAGTTCtccgaatctaacctacacatGTGTGGTAGGGACGGCACCAAGGCtgaaatatataatatgaaaagATGTACTAAAGAAAAAAGTGCATAAAAAAACGAAGAAAGACAGGAACTCTTGTACAACTTGATCATTCAACAAAACCATATGATATGTACTACTTGGATTATTCTGAGGATAGATTTTCTAATCTGAATTGTGTCTTGCAGTCTGAAACCACTAAATctaattgttttttcttctgGGATAGATCTAGTTCTcccatccacgctctacaaatttattgtttgggccgctTGGGTTTGAGCCCAATCCTGTTTTGGAaccaatccaatttcagtccttacaatatataataataaataaataaataaataaaacctaactctacatattacaaatttaaaaagagaTGTTATACAAAAAAGATTTAATAGTAATTATGCATcataaagaatgaaaaaaaaaaatttctaacttaaaaatattatattgaaAGTTAATAGCATCAATAGTTTAATCATATCAGGATTCAGGTTGTAATCTTTACTTTTTGCTTGAATAATATCTCACATTAGCCCAGTTAACTTGAGATATTAACTCCATCAATTTAGTTGTTATTTGGTACTTAGCTCGGTAATCGACATAGTGTAGTTGACGCAGTAACCATCGATACGAAGGAATCACCTTTCATAAAAGACAAAAGGCCTCTTTGTTGACGCAAGATGGAGCCATAAGCTCTTAGAAAGAAAGTTAAATCATGAAATCAAAGGCTTAATTAACGTAGCCTATGATCAAATCAAtgcccaaaattaaaattaagtacAAAGAAGGTCCATTGCTAAAGgcaagaaaaaattatttctactGGATTAGCCAGAGCTCCTTCCAATTGAAAAAGAAGATATGACTTGCCAGAAAAATGACAATTCAAAAGATTTTTGCAGAGCCTTCTATAAATTCTACCCTTCGGGTAAAGTCTATTCAAGTCTCTAATAATCTTCATTGTCTCATTGTTTTGCTTCAATACCTTTATCTCTTAGGTACAAGGATGTCGAAGTCACTACCAGTCCATTCAGCAACTTGATCTGGGTCTTTAAATATTTCAGTTCCCAAATCAACAGACATCCATTGCCTCCTAGCTGGAGGAGTACCAGGATCCTGGAAATGAAGTTTTTATAACTATGGTTAGCATTTAATCCTCAAGAATTATAACCATATGGAGAATGTATGACATTCTACTATTATTCTGTTCTGTTCTTCACCTCTGTTTCCTCCAAAAGCAATTGGACCAATTAATATTTGATAACAAtctcttctatatatatatatgataacaATCTAGCTAGTACCACTCAGAACATTAGGAAAACTTTTGGAGCCAATTCATTAATGTGCATTTCTATCTACCTAAATGAATTTgcataggagaaaaaaaaatacaagttatacaaatttttattttttaattgctcTAAAGTAATTTCTTCATTCCCTTGTATAAAAAaggggtaaaatactattttagcttttaaattttactaaaagtttttttcacattcctaaattttaaaattttttttttttatccctaaactattgaaaagtttGTCTTCATCCTAAactaataaaatgttttatttatgtcataaaacttttataaaaaattttcatccctaaactattgaaaaagttctttttttaaccACTATatttgtctctaaactattgaaaaaactacaaagttcatgaatgaaaaaagaatttaaaaaaaaaaaaaacaaacaaacaaacaaactaacaAATGGGTGAACAAGGAGACAATCAAACCTGGTAAAAGAAAAGTGATTGTGACAACCTCCCAACATCAAGTTCCCATGTCCTTGGATCCCCAATCCAACCCTCCCCTTGCTTAGTAGGGTACCCATACTCACCCCAAACTGGGTGTGGCAAAATCTGCAATATCTCTTGAGGCTGAGGATTGCTATATGGATCACACAAACTGTAAGGTGCCTCAAGATGCTCTGCATTTCCTGGTGAGCAATGCAAGTGATAAGCTGCATAAGGAAAGTTGGTAGTATCATTTCGATGTATGCGTGTCCCATTAGGGAATGTGTAGTAAGGTGGGCATGCATTGAGGCTTTTTGCTTGGCACCATGCGCTTGCATTTGGATTTATGATCATTTCATTGTATCGAGTGACATCTGAAGTCACATCACCATCACATGGCTTGCCATTGTTCTTCCAACAACTTCCAATGTCTAATAGGTAGAATTGGCTACTTGGACCACCACCTTTAATCACATTCAAGGTGAACCTCACCTTAAAATTAGGTGATTCTGGAATCTACATAGTTAGTATATTAAGTACATTATTAAGATGTTATCcatttgaaataaatatattttatgaacTTAGATTAaatgttatatatttaaaagtaaaTCCAATTTCATGTTACTTAAATAACGTgacattttatatattatcaaatttaagaaataaaatcttaaccaTGTAATGGATTATCTctatttcaaatgaaattaaaaggGTGTATGTATAGGCCCAACAAGCTTAGGCTCCCACTTACTTTACTTGTCTAGCACACATATTCTGCATCTATAAAGGCAGTCTCTTGTACTTTGatcaacaaagaaaatataatacacATTTCGTCCCTCTCCTTT contains:
- the LOC126728343 gene encoding uncharacterized protein LOC126728343, encoding METIIVYKSFNGKHDNSKTQALILYIPESPNFKVRFTLNVIKGGGPSSQFYLLDIGSCWKNNGKPCDGDVTSDVTRYNEMIINPNASAWCQAKSLNACPPYYTFPNGTRIHRNDTTNFPYAAYHLHCSPGNAEHLEAPYSLCDPYSNPQPQEILQILPHPVWGEYGYPTKQGEGWIGDPRTWELDVGRLSQSLFFYQDPGTPPARRQWMSVDLGTEIFKDPDQVAEWTGSDFDILVPKR